The DNA window AGCGGCATCGTGAAAAGGGCTTTGGGCTAGCTGGTTAGTATTATATTAATCTTTCTCCATTAAATATCTGTTGTGGGTCCATAGCTCAGCCTGGTCAGAGCGGCTGGCTCTTAACCAGTAGGTCGGGGGTCCAAAGTAAAATTTTGGCTAGTGCTGAATTTTAGAGGAAATCCCCCTGGACCCGTAATGTTCCAATCCTTTTTCAAGGATACCTTTTTCTCAATTCAACCAGTTTATCCATAAGGCCGTCCATCATGGGGGTAAACTTCAGCTTGTACTTTTTCAGGTATTCGATATCCCTGAATGCAAGCTTTCTGCCGTGGTGGCGCATTATGCCTGCCTCAAATATCGACAGGTAAAGCGTCTCTGTTTCTTTCTCGCTAAGTTGCTTGTCCATAACCAATTTCAGGGCAAGCTTCCCATATTCAGGAATATCTTCCTTAATGAGATTTTCGATGCCTTTTTTGTCTGCAGGATCGGAGAATATTATAAGGTAATTCTCGAAGCTCTTCAAAGAGCCTACGCCCCACGGGTTGTTTATTCCTATTCTTTTGTAGCTTTCGAGCAGCTTTTCCCTTATTGATCCTGTAGGCCTTATATTTATGGTGTCCATAATGGATTTTGCGTTTTCGAGGTTTCTCTTGGACGGCTTATCCTTTAGGAACAATGTGGATTCGTATATCTTGTTTGCGGTTTCCTGGCTTATCCTTGCCCCTACAATGCTTGTGTATTTTTTCAATGAAGATACAAGATGCCCGTACGGCACATCCGTTATCAATTTGACGATGCGGTCGTTTTGGCTTTTGGATATGTTTATGCCCGCGATTTCCCCCATCAGCTTTATCCTGTCCATCTCGACGTTGCTTATGTAGCCGCTTTTTTTGGCGAACTCCGACATCCTGTTGATTATGGCGTCGTAACCAGCGGCTACAACATCCTTTTCCTTGCCCCAATCAAGCTTTACGCCTGTATTTTTAATGTAGAGCTGCGCGTTCCCTGGTTGGCCCCCGAAAATGAAATAGCGTATGTATTCCTTGACGGTCCATGTTGAGGAAGGGCCGGACTTCCTTAGCAGATTACCCGCGTTTTCGAGCTCTCCTCGCTCCAGCTTTGCGATGAGATCGTCATTGAGCAGCTCTTTCGGAGCAGATTTTTCCTTTTGCATGGGCAATCACAGATATGCAAAAATAGGCTTGATCATGCTGGCTGCCTTTCTCCAGGGTCCTTCCTCCTAAGCTCCTTAAGCTTCCTTTTCCCCGCAGATATTGCTATGGGTACTGCAGGAGCTATCGCTGCGATATAAAATGCACCAACGTGATGGCTTTCCAGATTATATATTGATTTGTCGGCATATGCAAATGCGCTTAGAAATAGGATGTTTTCCATGCTTACTATCGTTCCCCTTATTACCCCGTATCCCAGCGAAAAGCGTTGCTTCTTCGAATCTGTCATTGTTGCATGGGCTTCTGGATTATCCTTTGAAACTGAAACCATAATATCACTATTAAGCGCTTTGCCTTGTCCAGATATTTATACCTATGGCTGCATCCAGTCTATCTCGTAATACTCGTAGTCGCTGCCCTGCAGCTCTATCCTCTTGACCCTGTAGTATGTTACCGATGATTCCCTGTCGGCTATTGCTATTATGAGCTCCTGCCTGTTTGACTTCGCCTCGTTTATTATCGCTGATAGTTCTGCCCCGCCTATGTACTCCTCCTCGCTTAGGGAAAGCATCCCGAATCTCGGCTTGGTTTTTTCCGGGGTTTCTATCTCGTTGCCCCGCCTGTGGTATAGCGCGAAGTCTATCGCCAATGTCTTTCTCCTGCTTTTTCCAGGTATTGCGAGTATGAAGGTCTTCCTTACCGAGTGCGCCACCCTTATCACCCTTGCCCATTCCGATATCAGGAGCTTCGTATCCCTGGGGAACACGTGTATGACGTGCATCGAATGTATCCACGATGAATCGGTCTTTACAGGCTGTGCCCCTGGAAAATACACCCTGAAATGCGTACCGAACTTGAATCCGGTCTTTATCACGTAGCCCTTGGACCTCCAGTCTGCATATACGGAATACAGCTTTTGGAAGTCCGATCTCCTTTTTTCTGCGATCTTTATTATTTCCCTTTTGGTGAAATTGGATACGCCCAGTATTCCGAGGTTTATCAGGAAAAGTGTTTCGTATATG is part of the Candidatus Micrarchaeota archaeon genome and encodes:
- the endA gene encoding tRNA-intron lyase; the protein is MSLLIHFDSTQKSTYAVDQSTKDILTGSFFGTVEGRKLVMLPEEALYLMDVRNARCTTPDGETELSFNDVASKFSTGKKFMARYFTYKDWRDRGLIIKGPEKYEPVAGKANMQIKKYHAQQLRVKARAIKGVFFIEDMITVVDDEEKGRSIYNEHWFGQHGTYKVKEHGRLNKLDIYETLFLINLGILGVSNFTKREIIKIAEKRRSDFQKLYSVYADWRSKGYVIKTGFKFGTHFRVYFPGAQPVKTDSSWIHSMHVIHVFPRDTKLLISEWARVIRVAHSVRKTFILAIPGKSRRKTLAIDFALYHRRGNEIETPEKTKPRFGMLSLSEEEYIGGAELSAIINEAKSNRQELIIAIADRESSVTYYRVKRIELQGSDYEYYEIDWMQP